The bacterium genome contains the following window.
CCGTGATCACGGAGCGTTACGCGGCGCAGATCGAGTCGCTGTTCCGCTAGGGCGCGTCGGGGGCCGCGCCGGCGACGTCCTGCTCCGCGGCGTCGCGCTCCGCCCCCCCGTCCTCGCCCTCGGCGTCCTCGAGCGCGGCCGCTTCCAGCCGCAGGGCCGCGCCCGCGTCGGCCGCCGGCAGCGCCTCCACGTCCCTGAGCCTGCGCCCGATCGCCCGGGTGCGGACCTGGACCTTCTCGATGGTCGACGAGGCCTCGTGCAGCTTCTTGTGGACCTTGTCGAGCACGTCCCCGTACTTGCCCCACTCCGCCTTGACCGCCGCCAGCAGCTGCCAGACCTCGCTCGAGCGCTTCTGGATGGCCAGGGTGCGAAAGCCCATCTGCAGGCTGTTGAGGATCGACCAGAGCGTCGTGGGCCCGGCGACCATGACCCGCCAGTCCCGCTGCAGCGAGTCCGCCAGGCCGGGCCGCCGCGCGACCTCCGCGAACAGCCCCTCGGTCGGCAGGAAGAGGATGCCGAAGTCGGTCGTGGCCGGGGGGTTGAGGTACTTCTCGCTGATGTCGCGCGCGCAGGCCCGCACGCGCGCCTCCAGCTGCTTCGCCGCCGTCTCCGCCGCCTCGGGCTCGGCCCGCTCCTGCGCCTCCACGAGGCGCTGGTAGTCCTCGATCGGGAACTTCGCGTCGACCGGGAGCCAGACCGCCTCCCCGGGGTCGCCGCCCCTGCCGGGCAGGCGCACCGCGAACTCGACCGGGCCGCCGCCGGGGCGCGTCACGACGTTCGCGGCGTACTGCTCGGGCGTCAGCACCTGCTCGAGCATGGCCCCGAGCTGCACCTCGCCCCAGGTCCCGCGCGTCTTGACGTTCGTGAGCATCTTCTTGAGGTCGCCGACGCCCGAGGCGAGCGCCTGCATCTCGCCGAGACCCTTGTAGACCTGCTCCAGCCGCTCGCTGACCTGCTTGAAGGACTCCCCGAGCCGCTTCTCGAGCGTCCCCTGCAGCTTCTCCTCGACGGTGGCGCGCATCTGCTCGAGCTTCAGGGCGTTGTCACCCTGGAGGCTCTGGAGACGGGCCTCGACCGTGCCCCGCACCGCCTCGAGCTTCTGCTCGTTCGACGCGGTGAGCTTTCCCAGGTGCGAGGACATCGCCTCGAGCTGCGCGTTCTGCGCGCTCGCCAGCTCGCCGATCGTCCGGGCCATGGTCTCGGCGATCCGGTTGAGCGTCGTCACGACCTCCTCGCGCAGCTGCCTGGCGCCGGTTGCCGACTCGACGCGCACGGCATCCAGCCGCTCCCCGCTGGCCTTTGCGAATTCCGCCAGCTGCGAGGAGAAGGCGTCGAGCTGCGCCTTCTGGACGCGGGCCACGTCGCCCAGGCGCTGCCCGAGCGTCTCCCCGAGGGCCGCGAACGCCGCCGCCAGCTCCTGGCGCTGCTCCCGGGCGGCCCGCGCCGCCTCTTCCCGTCCCCGGGCCGTCTCCTCGCGCACGGCGCGCTCGACCCGCTCGCCGGCCTTCTCGAGCGAGTCCAGGCGCTCCGCGATGATGGACGCCTCGCGGCGCGAGGGGAGCCCGCGCAGCACGGCCACAAGCAGGACCAGCGCGACCGCGAGTCCCGCCAGCACCACGAAGAGCAGTGATTCCGCCATCGTCGTCTCCGGTCCTTCCGACATGGGCGCCGCCGGCCGGCGGCGCATCCCGGCGCGAGGGTAGCCCGGGGCGCCCTCCGGATCAAGTGGCGCACGGCAGTTGGCAGCAGGGGCCGCCTTCACGTATAAGGCGTGTCGGCGGACGGCAGCGGGCCGGCCGCGGCGGCAACGGGAAGATCAGGCGGCCAACGATGCTGAAGAAGGTCACGCCCGGCACGACCAGCCGGTTGACGATCGTCGACCACGCGGAGACCTACGGCCGGCACCTGCTGCGCCGCTTCGTGCGGCGGCTGGCCGTCTCGGACTGCGTCGACCTCGGGTGCGGCGCCGGCGACGACCTGGCGATCGTCCGCGAGGCGCACCCCGGCGCGCGCTGCACCGGGGTCGACTTCGGCCTCTGGAACCGCGAGCGGCTCCTGGAGCGCGGCATCGCGCCCGTGTCCGTCGACATCGAGCGCGAGCCGCTGCCGTTGGCGGACGGGAGCCTCGACCTCGTCATCATGAACCAGGTCCTCGAGCACACGAAGGAAGTCTTCTGGATCAACCACGAGGTCTTCCGGGCGCTGCGGGTCGGCGGCCACGCCTGGCTCGGCGTCCCGAACGTCCTCTCGCTGCACAACCGTCTGCTGGGCCTGTTCGGGGTCCACCCGACGCAGGCGAAGATGGTCTCCGGCCACGTCCGGGTCTTCTCCAGGGCCGACACGCTGCTCTTCTACCGCGAGGTCGCCGGCGGCTTCGCGGCGGTGCGCGAGTTCGCCGGGTCCCAGTTCTACCCGTTCCCGCGGGCGATCGCGCGGCCCCTGGCCGCCGTCCTGCCATCGTGCGCCTTCTCCATCTTCTTCCTCATCGAGAAGACCGCCCGCTACGGCGGCGAGTTCCTCGCGTGGCTGGACGGGGCGCGCCTGGAGACGAACTTCTTCCGGGGGGCGCAGGGGCCGTGAACCTCCGCCGCCTGCCGGCCTACCTGGGAGCGTGCGCGCGCGCCGCGCTGACGAGCGGCCCGCGCGCCTACCTGCGCATGCTCTCGCGCTCGCCGTACACCGTGAAGGACCTGCCCCGCTACGGGGTCTCGATGCTCGTCGACGTGCGCGACGGGGCGATCTCCAAGCCGATCCTCGCGCTGGGCGACTACGAGGCGGGCTTTGCCCGCCGGCTGCTGTCCGCGGTCGGCCCGGAGACGCACTTCGTCGACGTCGGCGCAAATATCGGCTTCTTCACGCTCGCGGTGGCGCGGCGCGCCGACCGCGGGCACGTCTGGAGCGTCGAGCCCGACGACCGCAACGTCCGCCTCCTGCGCGCGAGCCTCGCGCTCAACGGCCTCGAGGGCCGCGTGGAGGTCCACCACCTGGCCGCGAGCGACGCGAACGGGGAGGTCTTCTTCTCGACGCTCGGGTACGACGCGCTGATCGGCTCGCGCTTCACGGCGAAGGACGAGGCCGCGCTGCTCGCCCGCTCCCTCGCCGGCGCGGCGCCGCCCACGCGGGTCCCGGCGCGGACCGTCGACCTCCTCGTCGGCGACGCGCGGGTCGACGTGGTCAAGATCGACGTCGAGGGCCACGAGCCGGCGGTGCTCGCCGGCATGGCCGGAGTGCTGTGCCGGCAGCGGCCGCTGGTCTTCGCCGAGTTCGCCCCCGGGACGATCCGCCACATCAGCGGCACCGACCCCGCCGAGATGCTGCGACAGGTCGTCGCGTGCGACTACGCGCTGGCGATCGTCGAGAAGAGCGGCGCGGTGACCTCACTCGGCGCCGACGCCGGGGCGGTCATGGCGCGCCACGACGACCGGCGCCACCACCTCGATCTGCTGCTGACCCCGCGGGAGAGGATGGGGTGAGAGCGGCCGCCGGCCACCGCGGCGGCGCGCGGACGACCGCCG
Protein-coding sequences here:
- the rmuC gene encoding DNA recombination protein RmuC; the encoded protein is MAESLLFVVLAGLAVALVLLVAVLRGLPSRREASIIAERLDSLEKAGERVERAVREETARGREEAARAAREQRQELAAAFAALGETLGQRLGDVARVQKAQLDAFSSQLAEFAKASGERLDAVRVESATGARQLREEVVTTLNRIAETMARTIGELASAQNAQLEAMSSHLGKLTASNEQKLEAVRGTVEARLQSLQGDNALKLEQMRATVEEKLQGTLEKRLGESFKQVSERLEQVYKGLGEMQALASGVGDLKKMLTNVKTRGTWGEVQLGAMLEQVLTPEQYAANVVTRPGGGPVEFAVRLPGRGGDPGEAVWLPVDAKFPIEDYQRLVEAQERAEPEAAETAAKQLEARVRACARDISEKYLNPPATTDFGILFLPTEGLFAEVARRPGLADSLQRDWRVMVAGPTTLWSILNSLQMGFRTLAIQKRSSEVWQLLAAVKAEWGKYGDVLDKVHKKLHEASSTIEKVQVRTRAIGRRLRDVEALPAADAGAALRLEAAALEDAEGEDGGAERDAAEQDVAGAAPDAP
- a CDS encoding FkbM family methyltransferase — protein: MNLRRLPAYLGACARAALTSGPRAYLRMLSRSPYTVKDLPRYGVSMLVDVRDGAISKPILALGDYEAGFARRLLSAVGPETHFVDVGANIGFFTLAVARRADRGHVWSVEPDDRNVRLLRASLALNGLEGRVEVHHLAASDANGEVFFSTLGYDALIGSRFTAKDEAALLARSLAGAAPPTRVPARTVDLLVGDARVDVVKIDVEGHEPAVLAGMAGVLCRQRPLVFAEFAPGTIRHISGTDPAEMLRQVVACDYALAIVEKSGAVTSLGADAGAVMARHDDRRHHLDLLLTPRERMG
- a CDS encoding class I SAM-dependent methyltransferase gives rise to the protein MLKKVTPGTTSRLTIVDHAETYGRHLLRRFVRRLAVSDCVDLGCGAGDDLAIVREAHPGARCTGVDFGLWNRERLLERGIAPVSVDIEREPLPLADGSLDLVIMNQVLEHTKEVFWINHEVFRALRVGGHAWLGVPNVLSLHNRLLGLFGVHPTQAKMVSGHVRVFSRADTLLFYREVAGGFAAVREFAGSQFYPFPRAIARPLAAVLPSCAFSIFFLIEKTARYGGEFLAWLDGARLETNFFRGAQGP